One Cyclopterus lumpus isolate fCycLum1 chromosome 7, fCycLum1.pri, whole genome shotgun sequence DNA window includes the following coding sequences:
- the cables2a gene encoding CDK5 and ABL1 enzyme substrate 2 isoform X2 produces the protein MATAVCGLQSTGNNSKPVKTHREHRRKAKDSRRRQAALLFLTNISLDGRPQCQLSDGNADQRAAEEQRLGSRDSGATLEPLPAVSQEPVVQVTEPTNAGSGSSFSFPGVVVCPTRPSSVMSPGLAGASAVGANDVFLEGGSGAETLTPDTPLSPVTTGQHPCSRVRSTPAAISPVPTGNSLDSRQRLRNVSGSPGPKVPKKVHFIKSMRQYDTRGCSDPKLEAQRQRLSSVVAADLLPSLEGVELGDCGKTVSYAQFLYPTNALVRQKSGGAPENCTAQTPQSRFRGNGQRNFTPARLNNSVAQDPSTEEVVEYNPNLLSDPQWPCGRHKRVLIFASYVTTVVEYVKPSDLKKDMNETFKEKFPHIKLTLSKIRSLKREMRAMSDDCGLQPVTIAMAFVYFEKLVLQGCLNKQNRKLVAAACVLLAAKISSDLRKPEVKQLIDKLEERFRINRRELIPLEFPVLVALEMGLYLPESKVMPHYRKLVQQG, from the exons ATGGCGACTGCTGTCTGCGGTCTGCAGTCCACCGGCAACAACAGCAAACCAGTGAAAACACACCGAGAGCACCGGAGGAAAGCAAAGGATTCTAGAAGAAGACAAGCGGCGTTGTTGTTTCTAACTAATATCTCACTCGACGGACGGCCCCAGTGTCAGCTGAGCGATGGAAACGCCGACCAAAGAGCCGCGGAGGAGCAGCGACTCGGGAGCAGAGACAGCGGCGCAACGCTCGAGCCCCTGCCGGCGGTTAGCCAAGAGCCGGTCGTCCAGGTGACAGAACCCACCAATGCCGGAAGTGGCTCGTCCTTCAGTTTCCCCGGGGTGGTGGTCTGTCCAACCCGACCTTCTTCAGTAATGTCTCCGGGACTTGCCGGGGCGTCCGCTGTGGGGGCCAACGATGTATTTTTGGAGGGTGGTAGTGGGGCCGAGACGCTAACCCCGGACACCCCTCTGTCTCCTGTTACCACCGGACAGCATCCCTGCTCCCGTGTCAGGTCAACGCCCGCCGCTATTAGCCCGGTCCCGACCGGTAATTCTCTGGATTCACGACAGAG GTTGAGGAATGTCTCTGGTTCTCCTGGACCCAAAGTGCCAAAGAAAGTCCACTTCATCAAGAGTATGAGACAGTACGATACCAGGGGATGTAG TGATCCTAAGCTGGAGGCACAGAGACAGAGGTTGTCTTCTGTTGTGGCTGCTGACCTGCTTCCTTCCCTTGAAGGTGTGGAGCTTGGAGACTGTGGCAAG ACGGTGTCATACGCTCAGTTCCTTTACCCAACCAATGCCTTGGTGAGACAGAAGAGCGGCGGCGCACCAGAGAACTGCACAGCTCAGACCCCCCAGTCCCGTTTCCGTGGCAATGGGCAGAGGAACTTCACCCCGGCTCGTCTGAACAACAGCGTGGCACAAGACCCAT cTACAGAGGAGGTGGTAGAGTACAATCCTAACCTACTCAGTGACCCTCAGTGGCCTTGTGGGAGACACAAGAGGGTTCTGATATTTGCATCATACGTG ACGACTGTTGTTGAGTATGTGAAACCATCTGACCTGAAGAAGGACATGAATGAGACTTTCAAAGAGAAGTTTCCTCACATCAAGCTCACTCTGAGCAAGATAAGAAG CCTGAAGCGGGAGATGCGGGCCATGAGTGATGACTGCGGTCTCCAGCCGGTCACCATAGCGATGGCTTTTGTTTACTTTGAGAAGCTGGTGCTGCAGGGCTGCCTCAACAAGCAGAACCGGAAGTTGGTGGCAGCTGCGTGCGTGTTGCTGGCCGCGAAGATCAGCAGCGATTTGCGGAAGCCAGAAGTCAAACAGCTCATTGAT AAG
- the cables2a gene encoding CDK5 and ABL1 enzyme substrate 2 isoform X1 yields the protein MATAVCGLQSTGNNSKPVKTHREHRRKAKDSRRRQAALLFLTNISLDGRPQCQLSDGNADQRAAEEQRLGSRDSGATLEPLPAVSQEPVVQVTEPTNAGSGSSFSFPGVVVCPTRPSSVMSPGLAGASAVGANDVFLEGGSGAETLTPDTPLSPVTTGQHPCSRVRSTPAAISPVPTGNSLDSRQRLRNVSGSPGPKVPKKVHFIKSMRQYDTRGCRIVLICAKRSLYAAFSVLPYGESAHLSDPKLEAQRQRLSSVVAADLLPSLEGVELGDCGKTVSYAQFLYPTNALVRQKSGGAPENCTAQTPQSRFRGNGQRNFTPARLNNSVAQDPSTEEVVEYNPNLLSDPQWPCGRHKRVLIFASYVTTVVEYVKPSDLKKDMNETFKEKFPHIKLTLSKIRSLKREMRAMSDDCGLQPVTIAMAFVYFEKLVLQGCLNKQNRKLVAAACVLLAAKISSDLRKPEVKQLIDKLEERFRINRRELIPLEFPVLVALEMGLYLPESKVMPHYRKLVQQG from the exons ATGGCGACTGCTGTCTGCGGTCTGCAGTCCACCGGCAACAACAGCAAACCAGTGAAAACACACCGAGAGCACCGGAGGAAAGCAAAGGATTCTAGAAGAAGACAAGCGGCGTTGTTGTTTCTAACTAATATCTCACTCGACGGACGGCCCCAGTGTCAGCTGAGCGATGGAAACGCCGACCAAAGAGCCGCGGAGGAGCAGCGACTCGGGAGCAGAGACAGCGGCGCAACGCTCGAGCCCCTGCCGGCGGTTAGCCAAGAGCCGGTCGTCCAGGTGACAGAACCCACCAATGCCGGAAGTGGCTCGTCCTTCAGTTTCCCCGGGGTGGTGGTCTGTCCAACCCGACCTTCTTCAGTAATGTCTCCGGGACTTGCCGGGGCGTCCGCTGTGGGGGCCAACGATGTATTTTTGGAGGGTGGTAGTGGGGCCGAGACGCTAACCCCGGACACCCCTCTGTCTCCTGTTACCACCGGACAGCATCCCTGCTCCCGTGTCAGGTCAACGCCCGCCGCTATTAGCCCGGTCCCGACCGGTAATTCTCTGGATTCACGACAGAG GTTGAGGAATGTCTCTGGTTCTCCTGGACCCAAAGTGCCAAAGAAAGTCCACTTCATCAAGAGTATGAGACAGTACGATACCAGGGGATGTAG GATCGTGCTGATTTGTGCCAAGCGGTCGCTATATGCCGCTTTCTCAGTGCTGCCCTATGGAGAGAGTGCTCACCTCAG TGATCCTAAGCTGGAGGCACAGAGACAGAGGTTGTCTTCTGTTGTGGCTGCTGACCTGCTTCCTTCCCTTGAAGGTGTGGAGCTTGGAGACTGTGGCAAG ACGGTGTCATACGCTCAGTTCCTTTACCCAACCAATGCCTTGGTGAGACAGAAGAGCGGCGGCGCACCAGAGAACTGCACAGCTCAGACCCCCCAGTCCCGTTTCCGTGGCAATGGGCAGAGGAACTTCACCCCGGCTCGTCTGAACAACAGCGTGGCACAAGACCCAT cTACAGAGGAGGTGGTAGAGTACAATCCTAACCTACTCAGTGACCCTCAGTGGCCTTGTGGGAGACACAAGAGGGTTCTGATATTTGCATCATACGTG ACGACTGTTGTTGAGTATGTGAAACCATCTGACCTGAAGAAGGACATGAATGAGACTTTCAAAGAGAAGTTTCCTCACATCAAGCTCACTCTGAGCAAGATAAGAAG CCTGAAGCGGGAGATGCGGGCCATGAGTGATGACTGCGGTCTCCAGCCGGTCACCATAGCGATGGCTTTTGTTTACTTTGAGAAGCTGGTGCTGCAGGGCTGCCTCAACAAGCAGAACCGGAAGTTGGTGGCAGCTGCGTGCGTGTTGCTGGCCGCGAAGATCAGCAGCGATTTGCGGAAGCCAGAAGTCAAACAGCTCATTGAT AAG
- the zgc:198371 gene encoding XK-related protein 7, whose amino-acid sequence MAAKSDGAPVSPRNEIPPECPSRSDTRPPQHRPAEQRYSLPDCCWTLCALLVFFSDGASDLWLAADYYLRRSYWCFALTLVFVIIPSVVVQVLSFRWFAYDFSETVESGTAAAAVVGASVAEESDFSTKDSGERGAGRSAEAGVLPGPGTGGGARGCCRAFIWLFQAIIHIFQLAQVWRYVHALYLGVQSRWHRDPERRHYYWRMMFESADISMLRLLESFLKSAPQLVLQLSIIIQAKQVLPLQGLSASASLVSLAWMLASYQKALRDSRDDKLPMTYKAVIVQILWHLFAIGARTLAFALFASVFQLYFGIFIMAHWCIMTFWIIQGETDFCMSKWEEIIYNMMVGIVYVFCWFSVREGRTRCRMLIYSLTVFVENVALTTAWYLYRDTLTPDFFAVIMVCVVASSYALGTFFMFVYYCLLHPDGPVSGWGYIVEKEVPLEMLASPATSLPPDVVSSPPRTLQRTKGSEREQGSGVDGDVFQVRPLRGAQAPVPNLTPRTEGPVIRIDLPRKKYPAWDAHFIDRRLRKTILVLESAAPVTPRIQYRCLGTPKEVMEYETTV is encoded by the exons ATGGCCGCGAAATCTGATGGTGCACCCGTCTCTCCACGAAACGAAATCCCCCCCGAGTGTCCCTCCAGGTCGGACACGCGTCCTCCCCAGCACCGCCCTGCCGAGCAGCGCTACTCGCTCCCGGACTGCTGCTGGACGCTGTGCGCCCTTTTGGTGTTCTTCTCGGACGGGGCCTCAGACCTGTGGCTGGCCGCGGACTACTACCTCCGGAGGTCCTACTGGTGCTTTGCACTGACTCTGGTCTTTGTGATCATTCCGTCCGTGGTCGTGCAAGTGTTGAGCTTCCGATGGTTCGCCTACGATTTCTCGGAAACCGTCGAGAGCGGCACGGCCGCGGCCGCCGTGGTGGGGGCGTCGGTAGCGGAGGAGAGCGACTTCAGCACCAAGGACAGCGGCGAGCGGGGCGCTGGCCGCTCTGCCGAGGCCGGGGTGCTGCCTGGGCCGGGCACCGGGGGAGGAGCCCGGGGCTGCTGCAGAGCCTTCATATGGCTCTTCCAGGCCATCATTCACATCTTTCAGTTGGCACAGGTCTGGAG GTATGTCCACGCCCTGTATTTGGGTGTGCAGAGCCGCTGGCACAGAGACCCTGAGCGCCGACACTACTACTGGCGCATGATGTTTGAGAGCGCCGATATCAGCATGCTGCGTCTGCTCGAGTCCTTCCTGAAGAGCGCCCCTCAGCTGGTGCTGCAGCTCAGCATCATTATCCAGGCCAAACAGGTGCTGCCCCTTCAGG ggCTTTCAGCTTCTGCCTCACTGGTATCCCTCGCCTGGATGCTCGCCTCCTATCAGAAAGCCCTGAGGGACTCCCGGGACGATAAGCTACCCATGACCTACAAGGCCGTCATAGTTCAGATTCTGTGGCACCTGTTTGCCATCGGTGCCCGTACTCTGGCCTTTGCCCTGTTCGCCTCTGTGTTCCAGCTTTACTTTGGCATCTTTATTATGGCCCATTGGTGCATCATGACATTTTGGATCATTCAAGGCGAGACGGACTTCTGCATGTCCAAATGGGAGGAGATTATCTATAACATGATGGTGGGCATCGTGTATGTTTTCTGCTGGTTCAGTGTTCGAGAGGGACGCACTCGCTGCAGGATGCTCATCTACAGCCTGACTGTTTTCGTTGAGAACGTGGCGCTCACCACTGCCTGGTATTTGTACCGCGACACTCTTACCCCAGACTTCTTCGCCGTCATCATGGTGTGCGTGGTGGCCAGCAGCTACGCTCTGGGCACCTTCTTCATGTTTGTGTATTACTGTCTGCTGCACCCTGACGGCCCGGTCTCAGGGTGGGGTTATATTGTGGAGAAGGAGGTGCCTCTGGAGATGCTGGCCTCCCCAGCTACCAGCCTCCCCCCTGACGTGGTGAGCAGCCCCCCCAGAACCCTTCAGAGAACTAAAGGGTCAGAAAGAGAGCAGGGCTCTGGGGTGGATGGAGACGTGTTTCAGGTCCGACCGCTTCGGGGAGCTCAGGCCCCAGTGCCCAACCTAACGCCCAGGACAGAGGGGCCTGTCATCCGCATAGACCTGCCCAGGAAGAAGTACCCTGCCTGGGATGCTCACTTCATCGACCGCCGGCTGCGTAAAACCATCCTGGTGCTCGAAAGCGCCGCCCCGGTCACGCCAAGGATTCAGTACCGCTGTCTGGGCACACCCAAAGAAGTGATGGAGTACGAGACCACTGTGTGA